In Pseudomonas flavescens, the sequence TCAGGTTGTTGGAGTCCTGCACGTAATAGGTTTGCACTTCGAGCTGGTTGCTCAGCAGCAACAGATCCTTGGCACCGCGAATCTCGTAGTTCAGGGTCATGGTGCGCTCGTACTCGGCGCTGCGCGCGGAGCTGGTGTAGCTGGCGGAGCGCTGTCTTTCCTGTTCGTTGGCCAGGTACAGCTTGTAGGCGGCCCCCGGGAACACGCGCACGCCGTTGTTCTCCAGCACTTCGCGTACGTCACGTACGGTATCGCCGTAGCTGTCCCGGGCGCTGACCTCCAGCTCCTTCAGGGCGAACTGCACGTCACCGGTGCCGCGCAGCTGGAAGCCGCATGCGCCGAGCAGGCCAGCCAGACCGATTACCAACAGATTGCGCTTGATCATCTCGTTATCCCCTTGTCCCGCCGGCTCCGCTGGCCAGCATGGGCAGGCACGGGTGCCTGCGTTGCCGATACGTTGACCCGGTGCCGGCAGCATGCCGACACCTCAGTTGTCGCCTCAGTTGGCGACGATGTTGACCAGCTTGCCGGGCACCACGATGACCTTGCGGATCGTCAGCCCTTCGGTGAAGCGTTGTACGTTTTCGTTGCTGCGCGCAGCGGCTTCGACCGCTTCGCGGCTGGCGTCGGCCGGCACGTCGATCTGGCCGCGCAGCTTGCCGTTGACCTGAATCACCAGTTGCAGGCTGTCCTGCACCAGAGCCGATTCGTCCACGGCTGGCCAGGAGGCGTCGATGATCGCTTCCTCGTGACCCAGCTCCTGCCACAGTTCGTGGCTGATGTGCGGGGTGATCGGGGCAAGCAGCAGGGCGACGGTTTCCAGGCCTTCCTGAAGCAGGGCGCGCTGCTGGTCGGTGTCCTGAGGCGCCTTTTCCAGCACGTTCATCAGGGTCATCACCTGAGCGATGGCCGTGTTGAACTTGTGGTGCTGGCCAACATCCTGGGAAGCCTGCTTGATCGCCAGGTGGATGGCGCGGCGCACTTCCTTGCCCGCGTCATCCAGCCTGGTGGTATCCAGCACCCCCGGCAGGCCCTGGCTGACGTGGCTCTGGGCCAGGCGCCAGACACGGCGCAGGAAGCGGTTGGCGCCTTCGATGCCGGCGTCGGACCATTCGCAGCTCATGTCCGGTGGCGATGCGAACATCATGAACAGACGGCAGGTATCGGCACCGTAGGCATCGATCATCGCCTGGGGGTCGACGCCGTTGTTCTTCGACTTGGACATCTTCTCGGTGCCGCCGATCTCTACCGGCAGGCCGTCGCTTGCCAGCTTGGCAGCGATCACCTTGCCCTTGGCATCACGCTCGACGGTGACATCGGCCGGGTTGAACCAGTCCTTGCCGCCGTTATCCAGGGTGCGGTAGTAGGTTTCGGCAACCACCATGCCCTGGGTCAGCAGGTTCTTGAACGGCTCGTTGGACGACAGCAGGCCTTCGTCACGCATCAGCTTGTGGAAGAAGCGCGCATAGAGCAGGTGCAGAATCGCGTGTTCGATGCCACCGATGTACTGGTCCACCGGCAGCCAGTGGTTGGCTGCGGCCGGGTCGACCATGCCGCCGGTGTAGTGTGGCGAGGCGTAGCGTGCGAAGTACCAGGACGATTCCACGAAGGTGTCCATGGTGTCGGTTTCACGCTTGGCCGGTGCGCCGCATTTCGGGCAGTTGCATGCGTAGAACTCGGGCATGCGTGCCAGGGGCGAGCCGGCGCCGTCCGGCACCACGTCTTCGGGCAGCACGACCGGCAGCTGATCTTCCGGCACCGGCACGTCACCGCAGGTATCGCAGTGGATGATCGGGATCGGGCAGCCCCAGTAGCGCTGGCGGCTGATGCCCCAGTCGCGCAAACGGAACTGGGTGCGCGATTTGCCCAGTTCCTTGCGGATCAGCGCCGCCTCGATGGCGTCGAATGCGCCTTCGAAATCCAGGCCGTCGAATTCGCCGGAGTTGATCAGTTGACCATGTTCGTTGTACGCGGCCTGCCAGGGTGCAGGTGTTTCGTCACCGGCACTGGTCCGTACCACGGCCTTGATCGGCAACTGGTACTTGATGGCGAATTCGAAATCGCGCTCGTCGTGAGCGGGTACGGCCATGACTGCGCCGTCGCCGTAGTGCATCAGCACGTAGTTGGCGACCCAGACCGGCAGCTTTTCGCCAGTCAGCGGGTGTGCGACGAACAGCGAGGTCGGCCGGCCCTTCTTCTCCTGGGTGGCAACGTCGGCTTCAGCCACGCTGCCGCCTTTGCATTCGGCGATGAACGCTTGCAATTCGGGGTCGTTCTGCGCCGCCAGAGTGGCCAGCGGATGTTCGGCGGCCACGGCGACGTAAGTCGCACCCATCAGGGTATCGGGGCGGGTAGTGAACACCTTCAGGGTGCCGGTTTCGCCGATGGACGCCTGATCGTAGGGGAACTGGACTTCCATGCCGCGCGATTTGCCGATCCAGTTGCGCTGCATGGTCTTGACCTGTTCAGGCCAGCCATCCAGCTCATCCAGACTACTCAGAAGTTCATCCGCGTAGGCGGTGATCTTGAAGTAGTACATGGGGATTTCGCGCTTCTCGATCACCGCGCCGGAACGCCAGCCGCGGCCGTCGATGACCTGCTCGTTGGCGAGCACGGTCTGGTCGACCGGGTCCCAGTTGACGGTGCCGTTCTTGCGATAGATCACGCCTTTTTCGAACAGGCGGGTGAACAGCCATTGTTCCCAGCGGTAGTAGTCCGGCTTGCAGGTGGTGACTTCACGGGTCCAGTCGATGGCCAGGCCCAGGCTCTTGAGCTGGGTCTTCATGTAATCGATGTTTTCGTAGGTCCACTTGGCCGGCGCCACGTTGTTCTTCATCGCGGCGTTTTCCGCCGGCATGCCGAAAGCGTCCCAGCCCATGGGCTGCAGGACGTTCTTGCCCTGCATGCGCTGGTAACGCGCTATCACGTCGCCGATGGTGTAGTTGCGCACGTGCCCCATGTGTAGCTTGCCGCTCGGGTAGGGGAACATCGACAGACAGTAGAACGTCTCCTTGCCGGGCTGTTCGCTGACTACAAAGGAGTTCTGCGAATCCCAGTGGGATTGCGCGGCGGCTTCGATTTCGCGTGGCTGATACTGTTCGTGCATGGCTACTTTGCGCTAGGGAAAGGGGCTTTCGGGAAACGCCGTAGCATACATGACCCCCCTTGACGGAGGGAAACGCTGATTGCTCTGTCGGGCGGGGGCATCACCGTTTGTCGCGGTACCCGGCTCTCTGCGGAGCGAACGCTAAGCTTGCCTGATGGCGTCCAGCCACGAGGTGTGCGATGGGGCATTCGACAGGTATTGAAAACCAGGACGATCCTTACGGACGATTGCTGCAGCGGCTGACGCTGGCGCTCGATGATGCCGACAGTCTGGCGCGTCTGTCCGACAAGCCGTCCGGGGATATGGAGGTGCGCGGTCTGTCCGTTGCCGAGCTGGAACTGATCAGGGCCTATCTGGCCAGTGATCAGGACTGGTTGAAGGGCTGGCACGCCACTGCAGCGCAGCAGTATCGCTCAGGCATGGTGAGCCTGGAGCCACTGGCGCCTCCGTTCAAGCGCCACCAGGTTTCTCATCCGGGCCAGCCATGGCGGCCATCCGCGGTGGTTCTGCCCGAGGCGTAGCTGCTGTCGACATCGCTTCTGCGTCTCGACGATTGCCGGCTTGCGCTGAAACGGCGCCAGCCTCTAGGCTTCGACCCTTTCCCGGAGGTGCTCGATGCCGCTTCGCTACATGCTCAAGCAATTCTTCATGCCGCCCGGCATTCTTCTGCTTCTGCTGTTACTCGCCTGGTTTCTGCGTCGGCGCTTTCCGCGTCTGGCGGCCTGCTGTTTCACGGTCGGCCTGGGTGGCCTGTGGCTGATGAGCCTGCCGATCACCGTGGAGTGGATGGCGCGAGCGATAGAGCGTGAGCCGGCGGTGGCCCATGAACAGTGGGCTGGCCTGGCGCAGCATGCGGACGCCATCATCGTTCTGGGTGGCGGGCGCGATTCTGCCGACCCGGCCTGGGGCGGCGATCAGCCCAGTGCGATGGCGCTGGAGCGCACCCGCTATGCAGCACGCCTGGCCAAGGCCTCCGGGTTGCCGGTTCTGACCACTGGCGGGCTGCATTTCGGTCGACCGCCGAGCGAGGCGGCGCTGATGGCCGAGGTGATGCGCGAGGATCTGGGGGGCGAAGTGCGTTGGCGCGAAGAGCGCAGCCGCACCACCTGGGAAAATGCGCAGGAAAGCGCTGCCATGCTGCAGCCCGAAGGCGTGCGCCGCGTGGTGCTGGTTACCCAGGCCTGGCACATGCCACGTTCGCGCTGGAGTTTCGAGCAGGCGGGCTTCGAGGTGGTAGCCGCACCCGTGGGGTTCATCGGCGTACCCAATGACCGCCCCCTGGGTGGCTGGCTGCCAGAGGGCAAGGCTTTCTGGCAAAGCACCTTGTTGCTCAACGAAGCGATCGGCTCGCTGGCCTATCCGCTGGCTTACCGGCGTTAGTGGTGAACGATTCGATGGGGCGCAAGCCTATCCGTTGCCTTGCGGGCGTAAGCTCCCGGGGTGCGTCAAGCCCGCGACACACGCGCCCCGGTGGGCTTCGGCCCACCACCCAAACCGCCCACAGCCCGAGGTGCCGAAGCGCATGCTTTGAACCTCCGGCCACTATCGGCGTTGAATGGTTTTGGTGGGCTGAAGCGCCACCCTACGTTTTATGCCCTGGGGTAGGGTGGGCTTCAGCCCACCGCCGTAACACCCAGAGCCCGAGGTGCCGAAGCGCATCCTCTGAACGTCCGGCCACCATAGGCATGAATGGTTTTGGTGGGCTAAAGCGCCACCCTACGTTTCATGCCCTGGGGGTAGGGTGGGCTTCAGCCCACCACCACAGCGCCCACAGCCCGAGGTGCCGAAGCGCATGCTTTGAACCTCCGGCCACTATCGGCGTTGAATGGCTTTGGTGGGCTAAAGCGCCACCCTACGTTCATGCCCTGGGGTAGGGTGGGCTTCAGCCCACCGCCGTAACACCCAGAGCCCGAGGTGCCGAAGCGCATCCTCTGAACGTCCGGCCACCATAGGCATGAATGGCTTTGGTGGGCTAAAGCGCCACCCTACGGTTCATGCCCTGGGGTAGGGTGGGCTTCAGCCCACCACCACAGCGCCTACAGCCCGAGGTGCCGAAGCGCATGCTCTGAATGTCCGGCCACTATCGGCGTTGAATGGCTTTGGTGGGCTAAAGCGCCACCCTACGGTTCATGCCCCTGGGAGTAGGGTGGGCTTCAGCCCACCACCACAGCGCCTACAGCCCGAGGTGCCGAAGCGCATGCTTTGAACCTCCGGCCACTATCGGCGTTGAATGGTTTTGGTGGGCTAAAGCGCCACCCTACGTTCATGCCCTGGGGTAGGGTGGGCTTCAGCCCACCGCCGAGCCCGCCGTCCGGCTCAGCCCGGTCTGCCCTTGGCGTTATACCGCATCCCGGCGGCGCTGAATCAGGGCCCAGGCCGCCAGCAGGCTGCAGAGGACGATCAGCGGCCAGGAGCGCCACTGCAGGTAGGGCGTCAGGTGCTGCATGGGCTGCACTTCACCGTACAGCGTGCCCTGTTCGAACTGCGGCAGGCGCTCGGTGATCTGGCCGAACGGGTCGATCAATGCGGTCACCCCATTGTTGGTGGCGCGGATCATCCAGCGACCCGCTTCCAGAGCACGCATCTGCGCCATTTGCAGATGTTGCAGTGGGCCGATGGATTTACCGAACCAGGTGTCGTTGCTCACCGTCAGCAGCAGGTCGCTCTGCGCGGCCATTTCGGCAGCGAACTCCGGGTAGACCACTTCGTAGCAGATGAAGGTCGCGATGCGCTGTCCTTTGGCTTCCAGCAGGGGCTGGTCGTGCTCGCCGCGGGCGAAGTCGGACATCGGCAGGTCGAAGAAAGCGATCAGGCCGCGCAAGACTTCCTGCAGCGGCACGTACTCACCGAACGGTACCAGGCGCTGCTTTAGGTAATCGCCGCTGCCCTGGCCCACCACGCTGACGCCATTGTAGTAACGCAGCTCACCACGCTCGTTGGGCTGGCGGATCGGCACACCGGTGATCAGCGCGCTCTGACGGTCACTGGCGAAGCGGTCCATCACGCTGAGGTAGCCGATGGCCTGTTCCTTGAGGACCGGCACGGCGGTTTCCGGCCAGATCAGCAAGTCGGTCGGTTTGCTGCTGAAACTCATGTCTCGGTACAGCGCCAATTGTGCGTTGAGCTGCGCCGGGTCCCATTTGAGATTCTGCTCGACATTGCCTTGAATCGCCGCGACGCTCAGCGGCTCGCCGGCAGGTGAAGTCCAGGCATGACCCTTGAGCAGAGCGCCGACCAGCCAGGGCGCGATCAGCAGCGCCAGAGCCACGGCCAATTGCGGCTTGTGCCGGTACAGGCGTGGCAGGTTGACGAGCAGTGCAGCGCTCAGCGCCAGGGCAAAAGACAGCAGCCACACACCGCCTACCGGAGCCAGACCAGCCAGTGGCCCGTCCAGTTGGCTGTAACCTGCGTAGAGCCAGGGGAACCCGGTGAGAAACCAGCCTCGAAATGCTTCCTGGGCAACCCACAGGGCGGCGAACGCCAAGGCATCGGTTGCCAGCGCTGCATCGCGGCGTAGCCAGCGTGCCCACAACCAGGTGGCCAGTGCGAAGAACAGACCGAGCCCGGCGACGAAGCCCAGAGTCAGAAAGGCAGCCAGGGGCGGCGAAGCGGCGCCGTAGTCGTGAATGCTCACGTATACCCAGCTGGTGCCGGAGGCGAACAGGCCGAAACCGTACCACCAGCCGCGCCATGCTGCCTGGCGTGGTGTCAGTTCACGCAGGCCGCGGTAGAGCAGGGCGATCGACAGCAGCACCAGCGGCCAGATGTCGTAGGGTGCCAGCGCCAGGGTGGTCAGCGCACCTGCCAGCAGAGCGATCAGATTGCCGGGCCAGCCGGGGCGGAACAGTCGATTCATCGGAATGCTCGAAAGAGGAGAGTGGCAGGCGCCCCGCCTGGCAGGGCGCTACAGCGTGTCAGCGCGCCAGCGGCGTCAGACGCAGCAGGTGCACGCGGCGGCTGTCGGCGTTCAGCACGCGAAAGCGGAACTCGCCGATCACCGTCACTTCGTTGCGCTTGGGCAAATGACCGAAGGCGCTCATCACCAGGCCGCCGACGGTGTCGAATTCGTCATCCGAGAAGTCGGTGGTGAAGGCTTCGTTGAAGTGATCGATGGGCGTCAGCGCCTTGACCAGGAAGTCGCCGCTGGGCAGCGGCTTGACGTAGCTGTCTTCCTCGACATCATGTTCGTCCTCGATATCACCGACGATCTGCTCGAGCACGTCTTCGATGGTCACCAGGCCGGCGACGCCACCGTATTCGTCGATCACCACCGCCATGTGGTTGTGATTGGCGCGGAACTCGCGCAGCAGCACGTTGAGGCGCTTGGACTCAGGCACGAAGGTGGCCGGGCGCAGCATGTCGCGGATGTTGAAGTCGGGCTGGTCGCCGAGCAGCAGCGGCAGCAGATCCTTGGCGAGGAGGATGCCGAGTACGTCATCGAGGCTCTCGCCGATCACCGGGTAGCGCGAGTGCGCCGCCTCGATGATCACCGGGAGGAATTCTTTCGGGGACTGGGTGGCCTTGATGGTGACCACCTGGGAGCGCGGCACCATGATGTCGCGGACCTGCAGGTCCGCGACCTGAATGGCGCCCTCGACGATGGCCAGGGCCTCGCTGTCGAGCAGTTTGTTCTGATGCGCATCGCGCAGGACTTCCAGCAGTTCCTGGCGGTTCTTCGGCTCATGAGCAAAAGCCTGGGTCAGCTTGTTCAGCCAGGACTTTTGCTCGTTGCTCGATCGGTCTTCGCTCATGGGGGTTTACTCGGGATCCTTGCTTTCATTCGTCGCCGGCGTACGGGTCGGGATGACCCAGCTCGGCGAGCAATAATCGTTCCAGCGCTTCCATCTCCTCGGCTTCCTCATCATCGATGTGGTCATAGCCGAGCAGGTGCAGGCAGCCGTGTATCACCAGATGCGCCCAGTGCGCCTCCAGCGTCTTGCCTTGCTCGATAGCCTCGCGCTCGACCACCGGCACGCAGATCACCAGGTCGCCAAGCAACGGGATATCCAGCAAATCATCAGGCACGTCGGCGGGAAAGGACAATACGTTGGTGGCGTAATCCTTGTGTCGCCAGGTGTGATTGAGTTCGCGGCCTTCGGTCTCGTCGACCAGGCGGATAGTCAGCTCCGAGTCTGCCGTGCGCTGGCGTAGGGCCAGCTCACACCAGGCTTGAAAGGCACCAATGGTGGGTAGGTGGTCGCCGTCACTGGCGACCTGCAGATCCAGCTCGATCATCTGTCGGACCTGGCACCCGGGTCGTTGTCCGCCGGCCGGCGGTCAAACGGCTGATGTTCGGCATCGAAGCGCTCGTAGGCCTCGACGATGCGTTGCACGAGGGGGTGGCGCACCACGTCCTTGGGCTTGAAGTGGGTGAAGCTGATGCCAGGCACGCCTTTGAGCACGTCGATCACGTGAGTCAGGCCGCTCTTGGTTCCGCGCGGCAGGTCGACCTGGGTGATGTCGCCGGTGATCACTGCGGTGGAGCCGAAGCCGATCCGGGTCAGGAACATTTTCATCTGTTCCATCGTGGTGTTCTGGCTCTCATCGAGAATGATGAAACTGTTGTTCAGCGTGCGGCCGCGCATGTAGGCCAGCGGCGCAACCTCGATCACCTGTTTCTCGATCAGTTTGGCGACCTGCTCGAAACCGAGCATCTCGTAGAGCGCGTCATACAGCGGGCGCAGGTAGGGGTCGATCTTCTGCGACAGGTCACCTGGCAGGAAGCCGAGCTTCTCGCCGGCCTCGACCGCCGGACGCACCAGCAGGATACGGCGGATCTGCTCACGTTCCAGCGCGTCCACTGCAGCAGCGACGGCAAGGTAGGTCTTGCCGGTGCCAGCCGGGCCGATGCCGAAATTGATGTCGTGGTCGAGGATCGCCTTGACGTAGAGCTGCTGGTTGGCCCCGCGTGGCCGGATCATGCCCTTGCGGGTGCGCAGGGCGATGTTGAGATGGGCGCTGGGGTTGTTCAGCTCCTCGATGCCCGACTCCTGCAGGAACAGGTGCACCATATCCGGCGACAGCTCTGTGCTGTCAGTTTCGCGATAGAGACGGCGCAACAGATTTTCAGCAGATTGGGTCTGTTGCGCCTCGCCAAGCAGTTCGAACTGATTGCCGCGATTGCGGATTTCGATACCCAGACGAGATTCGATCAGGCGCAGGTGCTCGTCGAATTGCCCGCTGAGATTGGCGAAGCGCTTGGCTTCGAAAGGTTCGAGGGTGAAGCGATGAGGTTCTATGGAAGTATTCAAAGTCGTATTTTGGCCGCCAGTCGGCTGGGTTGAAGGCAGAGAATAGCGCTAGCTGTCGCCGGGGGAAAGCGCGGCCGACGACCGCGCTGCGCTTGTGGCTGGCTGCCTTCGCTGGGCGAAGGGCTCAGTGGCGCTCGATCAGTGTGCCACGCAGCGAATGCGGCATCGCTTCGTCGATATGCACATCGACGAACTGGCCGATCAGCCGCGGATTGTCGCACTGGAAGTTGACGAAACGGTTGTTCTCGGTCTTGCCCTGCAGCTTGCCCGGGTCCTTTTTCGAGAAGTCGCTGACCAGAATGCGCTGCACGCTGCCGACCATGCGACGGCTGTTTTCGAAGCCTTGCTGGTTGAGGCGGTGCTGCAGCATCTGCAGGCGCTCTTTCTTCACTTCTTCCGGGGTTTCGTCGACAAGGTCGGCGGCCGGCGTACCGGGACGCGAGCTGTACATGAACGAGTAGGAGAAGTCGAAACCGACGTCCTCCACCAGCTTCATGGTCTGCTGGAAATCCTTCTCGGTCTCGCCCGGGAAACCGATGATGAAGTCCGAGCTGATGACGATGTCCGGCACTGCCGCCCGCAGTTTGCGGATGCGCGACTTGTATTCCAGCGCCGTATGGTTGCGCTTCATCGCCGCCAGAATGCGGTCCGAGCCCGACTGCACGGGCAAATGAAGGAATTTCACCAGCTCCGGGATCTCGGCGTGAGCCTTGATCAGCGCGTCGGAAAATTCCAGCGGGTGGCTGGTGATGTAGCGAATGCGATCGATGCCATCGACGGCGGCTACCAGGTAAAGCAGCTCGGCGAAGTCGGCGATACCGCCGTCGCGCGTGGTGCCGCGGTAACCGTTGACGTTCTGGCCGAGCAGGGTGAGCTCACGCACGCCGTTCTCGGCCAGATGGATGATTTCGGCCAGCACATCGTCCAGCGGTCGGCTGACTTCTTCGCCGCGGGTATAGGGCACCACGCAGAATGTGCAGTACTTGCTGCAGCCTTCCATCACCGATACGAAGGCGCTGGGGCCGTCGACTCGTGGCTCGGGCAGGCGGTCGAATTTCTCGATCTCCGGGAAGGAAATATCCACCTGAGCGATCTTGGTGCTGCGCGCGGCGTCGATCATCTCCGGCAGGCGATGCAGGGTCTGCGGGCCGAACACCACATCGACGTAGGGCGCGCGGTCGCGAATCGCCGCGCCTTCCTGGCTGGCCACGCAGCCACCGACGCCGATCACCAGATCCGGGTTTTCCAGCTTCAGCTCACGCCAGCGGCCGAGCTGGGAGAACACCTTGTCCTGGGCTTTTTCGCGGATCGAGCAGGTATTGAGCAGGATGACGTCGGCGTCTTCCGGGCGATCGGTCACTTCCAGAGCCTGATGCTCGCCCAGCAGGTCGACCATGCGCGAGCTGTCGTACTCGTTCATCTGGCAACCGTGGGTTTCGATATAGAGCTTCTTGGTCATGGCACTGCCTGGAATGATTGAAAAGGTGTTCAGGAAACATCTCCGACGTCGCCTCGGCGACGGCCATGCAGGCCAGCCCGGAAAATGACCGCGCATTATAGGGGGCTTGGTCGACAGAGGCCACAATCGATGGACAAGAGGGGCGACGAAGCAGTCGAGAGCCGTGCTAAGATTCGCGCTCTTTTCGACTGCCAGCCAATCGTTACCCATGACCAAGCGTGAACCGATCTACAAGGTGATTTTCCTCAATCAGGGCCAGGTGTACGAGATGTATGCCAAGCAGATCTTCCAGAGCGATCTGTGGGGCTTCCTGGAAATCGAGGAATTCGTCTTCGGCGAACGTACCCAGGTCGTCGTCGACCCAAGCGAAGAAAAGCTCAAGGCTCAGTTCGATGGCGTGGTGCGCAGTTTCGTGCCCATGCATTCGATCGTGCGCATCGACGAAGTCGAGCGTCTGGGTACGCCGAAGATCAGCGAGGCCAAGGGTGGAGGCAACATCATGCCGTTTCCCATGCCCATGCCGGAAAAATAGGTTTCAGCGCAAGCGATCCGCAGCTCGCGCTACGGCTTTTCGTTGCACCGCCGTTGCTATTTCAGCGGTGCGAAAGGGGAGAGGCCATCGGCGGCCTGCAGTTCCTGCAGGTAGTTGCGGAAGATCTGCCCCAGTACCTGGGTGGCCACTTCCAGTTCCGCTCTGGGCATCTGCAGGGACACTTCGTCAGCGCTGTCCATGGCTTCGTCCGAGCCATTGACCGCAGCCATCTTCAGCACGATATAGGCCTGCACGTTGTTGGCGGCCACGCCTTCGCCACGAAAGAACATCATGCCCAGATGGTATTGCGCCTGCGCATGCCCCTGTAGCGATGCGCGCTCGAACCAGTTGAGTGCTTGGGCGAGGTCGCGCTCGGTGGCCCTGCCGTCGTAATAGAATTCGCCAAGCTCGTATTGCGCCTGGGCGTCGCCGCCGTCGGCACTCTGCTGGCAGGCCTGCAGGGCGTCTGGCAGGTCTTCGGGGGCGACGTTCAGCGAACAGCTGCCGGTCGCCGGGATCAGCAATGAGTTTCCGTCCGCCAGTGCAAGCAATGGCAGCAGGAGCAACAGGCAGCCCAGAGACAGGGTGCGGCCGGTGCGCTTCATGAAGATCCAGATACCTCGAGGTGCTGACAGGGTGAATGACGGCGGAAAGAATGAGTCCGCCATCACATTATGAAATAAGCCGCAGCGTTCTTACAAAGTGTTTGCCTGCTTTTCTGCCCCATCGTGGCGCGCGCGCATCGCTGTCGCGTGCGAATCGTACCCCGATTTGGCTCGAATCGGCGGCTGACGCCTCTTATAGACGATCAGCCGCACAACGACAGGTTCCACCATTATGCGCGGCAATGAAGGTCCGCCGCACGCTGCTGACCGCTCATCATGCCTGTTTGAGGTTGGCGAACGCGCGTTCGGCGGCGTCCAGAGTCAGTTTCAGCTCGGCCTCGCCGTGGGCGATGGAGGTGAAACCTGCCTCGAAAGCACTCGGTGCCAGGTAGACGCCGCCTTCCAGCATCAGGTGGAAGAAACGCTTGAAGCGCTCTGCATCGCTGGCCATCACGTCGTCGAAGGTGACGATGTCGTCAGCGCCGCTGAAATACAGCCCGAACATGCCGCCCGCCTGGGTGGTGACGAACGGGATGGCGGCCGCATCGGCACGATCCTGCAGGCCCTGCAGCAGTGTACTGGTGTAGTCGCTCAGTTCGGCGTGGAAGCCAGGCCGGCTTATCAGCTTCAGGGTGGTCAGGCCGG encodes:
- the miaB gene encoding tRNA (N6-isopentenyl adenosine(37)-C2)-methylthiotransferase MiaB encodes the protein MTKKLYIETHGCQMNEYDSSRMVDLLGEHQALEVTDRPEDADVILLNTCSIREKAQDKVFSQLGRWRELKLENPDLVIGVGGCVASQEGAAIRDRAPYVDVVFGPQTLHRLPEMIDAARSTKIAQVDISFPEIEKFDRLPEPRVDGPSAFVSVMEGCSKYCTFCVVPYTRGEEVSRPLDDVLAEIIHLAENGVRELTLLGQNVNGYRGTTRDGGIADFAELLYLVAAVDGIDRIRYITSHPLEFSDALIKAHAEIPELVKFLHLPVQSGSDRILAAMKRNHTALEYKSRIRKLRAAVPDIVISSDFIIGFPGETEKDFQQTMKLVEDVGFDFSYSFMYSSRPGTPAADLVDETPEEVKKERLQMLQHRLNQQGFENSRRMVGSVQRILVSDFSKKDPGKLQGKTENNRFVNFQCDNPRLIGQFVDVHIDEAMPHSLRGTLIERH
- a CDS encoding DUF1820 family protein — its product is MTKREPIYKVIFLNQGQVYEMYAKQIFQSDLWGFLEIEEFVFGERTQVVVDPSEEKLKAQFDGVVRSFVPMHSIVRIDEVERLGTPKISEAKGGGNIMPFPMPMPEK
- a CDS encoding tetratricopeptide repeat protein gives rise to the protein MKRTGRTLSLGCLLLLLPLLALADGNSLLIPATGSCSLNVAPEDLPDALQACQQSADGGDAQAQYELGEFYYDGRATERDLAQALNWFERASLQGHAQAQYHLGMMFFRGEGVAANNVQAYIVLKMAAVNGSDEAMDSADEVSLQMPRAELEVATQVLGQIFRNYLQELQAADGLSPFAPLK